From Methylopila sp. M107, a single genomic window includes:
- a CDS encoding aliphatic sulfonate ABC transporter substrate-binding protein produces MLGFAVAGAALTGLPSGPRAAETLRIGYQKSSTLISLLKASGELEKALASENVKLSWHEFTSGLPLLEALSAGHVDFSADVADTVPIFAQAAGGKLLYVAEEAPSPTAQAILVPAKSEIAALDQLKGAKIAVTKGAGSHYLLLAALAKAGLSIKDVSPAYLTPADGRAAFVSGNVDAFVVWDPFLASAQAQTGARVLANGEGLASYKRYYLTTEAFAQSSEALLNVIFEQLKAKGAWVKAHPKEAAEQLAAIWKIDAAVVEAGNARRSYRVGAVTREGLSEQQKIADVFFAEGLFPKAVVAAEVPIWRPAAQ; encoded by the coding sequence ATGCTCGGCTTCGCCGTGGCGGGGGCAGCCCTCACCGGGCTTCCGTCCGGGCCCCGCGCGGCCGAGACGCTGCGCATCGGCTACCAGAAGTCATCGACCCTGATCTCGCTGCTGAAGGCCAGCGGGGAGCTGGAAAAGGCGCTCGCCTCCGAGAACGTCAAGCTCTCGTGGCACGAGTTCACGAGCGGCCTTCCGCTGCTCGAGGCGCTGAGCGCCGGTCATGTCGATTTCAGCGCGGACGTCGCCGACACCGTGCCGATCTTCGCGCAGGCCGCCGGCGGCAAGCTGCTTTACGTGGCCGAAGAGGCGCCGTCGCCGACCGCCCAGGCGATCCTGGTGCCGGCCAAGTCCGAGATCGCCGCGCTCGACCAGCTGAAGGGCGCGAAGATCGCCGTCACCAAGGGCGCGGGCAGCCACTATCTCCTGCTCGCCGCGCTCGCGAAGGCGGGCCTGTCGATCAAGGACGTGTCGCCCGCTTATCTCACGCCGGCCGACGGACGCGCCGCCTTCGTCAGCGGCAACGTCGACGCTTTCGTGGTCTGGGATCCGTTTCTCGCAAGCGCCCAGGCCCAGACCGGGGCCCGCGTCCTCGCCAACGGAGAGGGCCTCGCCAGCTACAAGCGCTACTACCTGACGACCGAGGCCTTCGCGCAGTCCAGCGAGGCGCTGCTCAACGTCATCTTCGAGCAGCTCAAGGCCAAGGGCGCGTGGGTCAAGGCGCATCCGAAGGAGGCCGCCGAACAACTCGCGGCGATCTGGAAGATCGACGCTGCGGTGGTCGAGGCCGGCAACGCCCGGCGGTCCTACCGGGTCGGCGCCGTCACTCGCGAGGGCCTTTCGGAACAGCAGAAGATCGCCGACGTCTTCTTCGCCGAGGGCCTGTTTCCGAAGGCGGTCGTCGCGGCCGAGGTGCCGATCTGGCGGCCGGCGGCGCAATGA
- a CDS encoding Rrf2 family transcriptional regulator has product MLTKKAKYGIKAMLHLSRLDFGASTFAATIAEENELPKKFLDAILAQLRDAGMLMSKKGRAGGYRLARRAEDISLGSIIRVLDGPLAPVPCASKSHYLPCSDCRTVEECEIRLVMLGVRDAISNVLDNQSLADVRDVRGDTMASFVYQI; this is encoded by the coding sequence ATGCTGACCAAGAAGGCCAAATACGGCATCAAGGCGATGCTGCATCTCTCCCGGCTCGACTTCGGCGCCTCGACCTTCGCCGCGACGATCGCCGAAGAGAACGAGCTGCCGAAGAAGTTCCTGGACGCCATTCTCGCCCAGTTGCGCGACGCCGGCATGCTGATGAGCAAGAAGGGCCGCGCCGGCGGCTACAGGCTCGCCAGGCGCGCGGAGGACATTTCGCTCGGCTCCATCATCCGCGTGCTCGACGGGCCGCTGGCCCCGGTGCCGTGCGCGAGCAAGAGCCACTACCTGCCGTGCAGCGACTGCCGGACGGTCGAGGAATGCGAGATCCGGCTGGTGATGCTCGGGGTCCGCGACGCCATTTCGAACGTGCTCGACAACCAGTCGCTCGCCGACGTCCGGGACGTGCGCGGCGACACGATGGCGAGCTTCGTCTACCAGATCTGA
- a CDS encoding recombinase family protein: MTNSRSAKTAAKTAIKTAAETKEVSSMTQSKTNRSTPTNANQGTATARRSRSTVTRTSVNTSTRSKTTAASKTTGVKASAAPTRTSAANRAASTPATGQATRQARVRKAVRCQTAIRPDAVTTPVEPAIVTLAEPIDPTPTSPANASAKPAPEQHVDIVAKPGKTAVQRAKTAKARVGRNKPDQEPDGFLPVRFPGERQPHATAGYEHLVVRESDLLRPLGARRRFVGYLRYSTRKQTRASLIRQAEMLREYCRLNNFELVAIYYDAATPGTQEVRAGLEAAIQDVADGRADGILAEHVDRFVRKRSLLADLHDRLTELGAELWTPGRGKIEDGMLASIYGAMAADDHKRICSRFQAGLRVAIREGRFPVLPWGYQRVGRGLWVVDEDQAAHVRLIFRLYVQDVSYHNIAMHLNEMMVHTPRNKVWTAKHIHNIIRNFIYSGVYIYARKTKIRKTSGQATLVVQAPQLAIVDQDLFDAAQAKLRGKLRGPRKKREHYSFDFLKSRVHCEACGRAMVLGVTKGGKRHIRCEPANGRGPIGHRVPTKLVQDAVLDAIERRLMKAEAVFDEAVEARRERDRKAFASEKLALSLRLGHANSQADAAMEPEWMDGASTERKRRVREELEAKVADIQDKLFALKVRARSLDDAGEVRETLRKRLDRFRAEGCQVKDQAAAFELTHALRQVLVAVRLRINRADACCDVEIELAPNGDGQPDRSVLRAAEWDFDEDPVTEDAAIHQVQAETIVHATRCFLRAGRRPGDEFFTRVHSALERGWLPLDAAGYTALAARCAALRALPLSWPDSTRIAFVRAILVCHMTNLKLDFLDAIAPTGRKTRLIGSFESFRRAGGVEQLSKALMALKLDGLPTPEGDMLPHSLLTPTVRWSDDW, translated from the coding sequence ATGACCAACAGTCGTTCCGCCAAGACCGCCGCCAAGACCGCCATCAAGACCGCCGCAGAAACCAAGGAGGTGTCATCCATGACCCAGAGCAAGACCAACCGCTCCACCCCGACCAACGCCAATCAGGGGACCGCAACCGCGCGTCGCTCGAGGTCAACCGTGACCAGGACCTCGGTCAATACTTCCACAAGGAGCAAGACCACCGCAGCGAGCAAGACCACCGGGGTGAAGGCCTCGGCGGCGCCCACCAGAACCAGCGCGGCCAACAGGGCCGCCTCCACCCCGGCGACCGGCCAGGCGACCAGGCAGGCGCGCGTCCGCAAGGCCGTTCGCTGCCAGACCGCGATCCGCCCCGACGCCGTCACGACCCCGGTCGAACCGGCGATCGTCACGCTCGCGGAGCCGATTGACCCCACCCCGACGTCGCCCGCAAACGCAAGCGCCAAGCCCGCGCCCGAACAGCACGTCGACATTGTCGCAAAGCCGGGCAAGACCGCGGTGCAGCGCGCTAAGACAGCGAAAGCGAGGGTGGGCCGCAACAAGCCGGATCAGGAGCCGGACGGCTTTCTGCCGGTCCGTTTCCCCGGCGAACGTCAGCCGCACGCCACTGCCGGCTACGAGCATCTCGTGGTCCGCGAAAGCGACCTGTTGCGTCCGCTGGGAGCGCGCCGGCGCTTCGTCGGATATCTTCGCTACAGCACGCGAAAGCAGACCCGCGCCTCGCTGATCCGGCAGGCCGAGATGCTCCGTGAATACTGCCGCCTCAACAACTTCGAGTTGGTCGCGATCTACTATGACGCGGCGACGCCCGGCACGCAGGAAGTGCGCGCCGGACTCGAAGCGGCGATCCAGGATGTCGCAGATGGCAGAGCGGACGGGATCCTCGCTGAGCATGTCGACCGCTTCGTGCGCAAACGCTCGCTGCTCGCCGATCTGCATGACCGCCTCACGGAGCTCGGCGCCGAGCTCTGGACGCCCGGCCGCGGCAAGATCGAGGACGGCATGCTGGCCTCGATCTACGGCGCGATGGCCGCGGATGATCACAAGAGGATCTGCTCGCGATTCCAGGCCGGCCTTCGCGTCGCCATTCGTGAAGGACGGTTTCCGGTCCTCCCTTGGGGATACCAGCGTGTCGGGCGTGGTCTTTGGGTCGTGGATGAAGATCAGGCCGCGCATGTGCGCCTGATTTTCCGCCTCTACGTGCAAGACGTCTCTTACCACAACATCGCGATGCACCTTAACGAGATGATGGTGCACACCCCCCGTAACAAGGTTTGGACGGCGAAGCACATCCACAACATCATCCGAAACTTTATCTACAGCGGCGTCTATATCTACGCCCGCAAGACCAAGATTCGGAAGACCAGCGGTCAGGCGACGCTCGTCGTGCAGGCGCCGCAGCTCGCCATCGTCGACCAGGACTTGTTCGACGCCGCCCAGGCAAAGTTGCGCGGCAAACTCCGCGGGCCACGCAAGAAGCGCGAGCACTACAGCTTCGACTTCCTCAAATCCCGGGTTCACTGCGAGGCCTGCGGACGCGCCATGGTGCTGGGGGTGACCAAGGGCGGCAAACGCCACATCCGCTGCGAGCCCGCCAACGGTAGAGGTCCTATCGGCCATCGCGTGCCGACCAAATTGGTGCAGGATGCTGTGCTCGACGCGATCGAGCGTCGGCTCATGAAGGCCGAAGCCGTCTTCGACGAGGCCGTCGAAGCGCGCCGGGAACGCGATCGCAAGGCCTTCGCAAGCGAGAAGCTCGCGCTGTCTCTCAGGCTCGGCCACGCCAATTCACAGGCGGACGCCGCAATGGAGCCCGAGTGGATGGACGGAGCGTCGACCGAACGCAAGCGGCGCGTGCGCGAGGAGCTCGAGGCCAAGGTCGCCGACATCCAGGACAAGCTGTTTGCGCTCAAGGTGCGCGCACGCTCGCTCGACGACGCCGGCGAGGTCCGTGAGACCCTGCGCAAGCGTCTCGACCGCTTTCGCGCCGAAGGCTGCCAGGTGAAAGATCAGGCCGCCGCCTTCGAACTCACCCACGCGTTGCGCCAGGTGCTGGTCGCGGTCAGGCTCAGGATAAACCGCGCAGACGCCTGCTGCGACGTCGAGATCGAACTCGCCCCCAACGGGGACGGCCAGCCCGACCGTAGCGTGCTTCGGGCGGCGGAGTGGGACTTCGATGAAGACCCCGTCACCGAAGACGCCGCCATCCACCAGGTCCAGGCCGAGACCATCGTCCACGCGACCCGTTGCTTCCTACGCGCCGGCAGGCGCCCGGGGGACGAGTTCTTCACGCGCGTCCACAGCGCCCTTGAACGCGGCTGGCTGCCTCTCGACGCGGCCGGCTACACAGCGCTTGCGGCGCGCTGCGCCGCCTTGCGGGCGCTTCCTTTAAGCTGGCCCGACAGCACCAGAATCGCCTTCGTCCGCGCCATCCTGGTCTGCCACATGACGAACCTGAAACTGGACTTCCTGGACGCTATCGCGCCGACCGGCCGGAAGACCAGGCTGATCGGATCCTTCGAGAGCTTCAGGAGGGCCGGCGGCGTCGAACAGCTCAGCAAGGCGCTCATGGCCCTTAAGCTCGACGGCCTGCCGACGCCCGAGGGCGACATGCTGCCCCACTCGCTCCTGACCCCGACTGTGCGGTGGTCGGACGACTGGTAA
- a CDS encoding type II toxin-antitoxin system RelE/ParE family toxin, producing MARRLARITPEAAFWLKEEIAHIADKQPSAARNIAARISAAHRQLGDFPHSGQPGVIPGTRRWVVDPYIVTLRYKNGVVEIAAIRHAQQGDAYAPREALDKADKELVEFRRSCASERLCSCQTHSRG from the coding sequence ATGGCGCGACGACTTGCTCGAATAACGCCCGAGGCCGCCTTCTGGCTCAAGGAAGAGATCGCGCACATCGCCGACAAACAGCCGTCGGCAGCTCGGAACATCGCCGCCAGAATAAGCGCCGCCCACCGGCAGCTTGGTGATTTTCCCCATTCAGGTCAGCCGGGCGTTATTCCCGGCACCCGTCGATGGGTGGTCGATCCCTACATCGTAACGCTTAGGTACAAAAACGGCGTCGTTGAAATCGCCGCCATCCGTCATGCCCAACAGGGGGACGCATACGCACCTCGTGAGGCGCTCGATAAGGCGGACAAAGAACTCGTCGAATTCAGACGAAGCTGTGCAAGCGAGCGACTCTGCTCTTGTCAGACGCATAGTCGAGGTTGA
- the repB gene encoding plasmid partitioning protein RepB, protein MAKEPSFPITSKALSLSKKPSSNEFRVDPRVVELDPNTIDPSFIIDRLPTVDDSHLLEMIRDHGQQAPVLVRPHPDLEGRYQSAFGHRRIRIAIKLGVSVAAIVRVLTDEQLVVAQGQENAARMDLSFIERASFAQRMEMRGFSRITIMNALGVDKFALSRLISAVSKIPRDLIEAIGAAPRAGLPRWKELSERIVSPQALREARDFIATDGFQAATTDERFVQLLGHMSDTSETAEARSQIVIDDIAIGVIQPGRKTTTFRFDNAAAPAFAEHLASQIGDIFRAWNSDPQTNDDRRRPHRKS, encoded by the coding sequence GTGGCAAAAGAACCGTCGTTTCCAATCACCTCCAAAGCGCTTTCGCTATCAAAGAAACCGTCGTCGAACGAGTTTCGCGTTGATCCGCGTGTTGTCGAACTTGATCCCAACACGATTGACCCGTCCTTCATCATTGACCGGCTCCCGACCGTCGATGACAGCCATTTGCTCGAAATGATCCGGGATCATGGGCAACAAGCGCCCGTATTGGTTCGGCCTCATCCAGATCTGGAGGGACGCTACCAAAGCGCCTTCGGTCACAGACGTATACGCATAGCGATAAAGCTCGGGGTTTCGGTCGCGGCCATTGTGCGCGTTCTGACCGACGAACAGCTCGTCGTCGCTCAAGGGCAAGAGAACGCTGCCCGCATGGACCTATCGTTCATCGAGCGCGCCTCGTTTGCGCAAAGAATGGAAATGCGAGGTTTCAGCCGGATCACGATCATGAATGCGCTAGGCGTCGACAAATTTGCGCTGTCACGACTGATATCGGCCGTTTCGAAGATTCCTCGCGACCTTATCGAAGCGATCGGAGCCGCGCCTCGCGCGGGTCTGCCGAGATGGAAAGAGCTTTCTGAGCGCATTGTCTCGCCCCAGGCGCTCAGAGAGGCGCGAGACTTTATCGCTACCGATGGCTTTCAAGCGGCGACAACGGACGAGCGGTTTGTCCAGCTGCTCGGTCATATGAGCGACACGAGCGAAACTGCTGAAGCGAGGTCGCAGATCGTTATCGACGACATAGCGATAGGCGTCATCCAGCCTGGCAGGAAAACGACGACGTTTAGGTTCGACAATGCGGCGGCCCCAGCCTTTGCGGAGCATCTCGCAAGCCAGATCGGCGACATCTTCAGGGCGTGGAACTCTGATCCCCAGACCAACGACGACAGGCGGCGGCCCCATCGAAAGTCATGA